In the genome of Rhodoferax sp. BAB1, one region contains:
- the waaC gene encoding lipopolysaccharide heptosyltransferase I, whose protein sequence is MNILIVKLSSLGDVVHTMPAVQDIRRALPQAQIDWVVERGFAPLVQRCAGVRRVIPCELRRWRKAPFAATTRAEWAAFRSELQREAYDAVIDLQGLTKSALVAWLARLAPGGQRYALANRTEGSGYEAPTRWVAHRAIRIEPHVHAVQRSRELCARALGYSVPQQEIFGLQPHLGEGEIAPEKIAIGMLSARPCVALVHGTSRVDKQWPATHWLALAQRLDAAGYDVALPHGTNEEQQRSEALARQMPHAVVWPRLALDALTDALASCAGVIGVDSGLSHIAVALDLPHVQLYNFDTAWRTGPVDRARQRCVYAPPAPTVEAVWSAWRQVQPAGGAA, encoded by the coding sequence TTGAACATCCTGATCGTCAAGCTCTCCTCGCTGGGGGACGTGGTGCACACCATGCCGGCCGTGCAGGACATCCGGCGCGCGCTGCCGCAGGCCCAGATCGACTGGGTGGTGGAGCGTGGTTTCGCACCCCTGGTGCAGCGCTGTGCCGGTGTGCGTCGTGTCATCCCCTGCGAGCTGCGGCGCTGGCGCAAGGCGCCCTTCGCGGCGACCACACGCGCCGAATGGGCCGCGTTCAGGAGCGAGCTGCAGCGCGAGGCCTACGACGCCGTGATCGACCTGCAGGGCTTGACCAAGTCGGCCCTGGTGGCCTGGCTGGCGCGCCTGGCGCCGGGCGGCCAGCGTTATGCCCTGGCCAACCGCACCGAGGGTTCGGGCTACGAGGCGCCAACGCGCTGGGTGGCGCACCGAGCCATCCGCATCGAGCCCCACGTGCACGCCGTGCAACGCTCGCGTGAACTGTGCGCGCGGGCGCTCGGTTACAGCGTGCCGCAGCAGGAAATCTTCGGCCTGCAGCCGCATCTGGGGGAGGGTGAGATTGCTCCTGAAAAGATAGCGATCGGCATGCTCTCGGCGCGTCCCTGCGTGGCCCTGGTGCACGGCACCTCGCGCGTCGACAAGCAGTGGCCGGCCACGCACTGGCTGGCACTGGCGCAGCGGCTGGACGCCGCCGGTTACGACGTGGCCCTGCCGCATGGCACGAATGAGGAGCAGCAGCGCAGCGAGGCCTTGGCGCGCCAGATGCCCCATGCCGTGGTCTGGCCGCGCCTGGCGCTCGACGCCCTGACCGATGCCCTGGCCAGCTGTGCCGGTGTGATCGGCGTGGACAGCGGGCTGAGCCACATCGCCGTGGCGCTGGACCTGCCGCACGTGCAGCTGTACAACTTCGACACCGCCTGGCGCACCGGTCCCGTCGACCGCGCGCGCCAGCGTTGCGTTTATGCGCCGCCCGCGCCCACGGTGGAGGCCGTCTGGTCCGCCTGGCGTCAGGTGCAGCCAGCGGGCGGGGCCGCCTGA
- a CDS encoding 3-deoxy-D-manno-octulosonic acid transferase translates to MARYLYSLLVWLVQPLLRRKLLRRGRQEPGYLVAVEERFGRYTQPAWPDDGRTLWVHAVSLGETRAAAVLLGALREQWPAYRLLLTHGTATGRAEGAGLLREGDLQVWLPWDTSEAVSRFLDHFKPRLGILLETEVWPNLAAACAAARVPLVLANARLSEKSLRQALRVAWLSRPAYRSLAAVWAQTQDDATRLAAVGAPVRGVFGNLKFDATPDAAQVARGQAWRTALGRPVIMFASSREGEELELLQCLRQAGPAAREIQWLIVPRHPQRFDEVADLIARQGYSVARRSLWGSAPTLVEMSADIWLGDSLGEMALYYGLSDAALLGGSFAPLGGQNLIEAAACACPVFMGPHTFNFDEAASLAQEAGAATRCADMASAVAGALALVREPGRQQAMAREASRFAKAHRGAAARTREALAAYLG, encoded by the coding sequence ATGGCGCGTTATCTCTATTCCCTGCTGGTCTGGCTGGTGCAGCCCCTGCTGCGGCGCAAGCTGCTGCGCCGCGGCCGCCAGGAGCCGGGTTATCTGGTGGCGGTGGAGGAGCGTTTCGGGCGGTACACCCAACCGGCCTGGCCGGACGATGGCCGCACGCTCTGGGTGCATGCGGTCTCGCTGGGCGAGACCCGTGCCGCCGCCGTGCTGCTGGGCGCGCTGCGCGAACAGTGGCCGGCTTACCGACTCCTGCTCACGCACGGCACGGCCACCGGTCGTGCCGAGGGCGCCGGCCTGCTGCGCGAGGGGGACCTGCAGGTCTGGTTGCCCTGGGACACGTCCGAGGCCGTGTCGCGTTTCCTGGACCATTTCAAGCCGCGGCTGGGCATCCTGCTGGAGACCGAGGTCTGGCCCAATCTGGCGGCGGCCTGTGCTGCGGCCCGTGTACCCCTGGTGCTGGCCAATGCACGCCTGAGCGAAAAATCGCTGCGCCAGGCATTGCGCGTGGCCTGGCTGTCCCGGCCGGCCTATCGCAGCCTGGCCGCGGTGTGGGCGCAGACGCAGGACGACGCGACGCGCCTGGCCGCCGTCGGCGCGCCGGTGCGGGGCGTGTTCGGCAATCTGAAGTTCGATGCCACGCCCGATGCCGCTCAGGTGGCGCGTGGCCAGGCCTGGCGCACGGCGCTGGGTCGCCCGGTCATCATGTTCGCCAGTTCGCGTGAGGGCGAGGAGCTGGAACTGCTGCAGTGCCTGCGGCAGGCCGGCCCCGCCGCGCGAGAGATCCAGTGGCTGATCGTGCCGCGCCACCCGCAGCGTTTCGACGAGGTGGCCGATCTGATCGCGCGCCAGGGCTACAGCGTGGCGCGGCGCAGCCTGTGGGGCAGTGCGCCGACCCTGGTCGAGATGTCGGCCGACATCTGGCTGGGCGACAGCCTGGGCGAGATGGCGCTGTATTACGGCCTGAGCGACGCGGCCCTGCTGGGCGGCAGCTTCGCACCCCTGGGCGGGCAGAACCTGATCGAGGCGGCGGCCTGTGCCTGCCCGGTCTTCATGGGCCCGCACACCTTCAATTTCGACGAGGCGGCCAGCCTGGCGCAGGAAGCCGGTGCGGCCACGCGCTGTGCCGACATGGCATCGGCCGTGGCCGGCGCACTGGCACTGGTGCGCGAGCCCGGGCGCCAGCAGGCCATGGCGCGCGAGGCCAGCCGTTTTGCCAAGGCGCACCGCGGTGCCGCCGCGCGCACGCGCGAGGCGCTGGCCGCCTACCTGGGCTGA
- a CDS encoding type II secretion system protein N → MQTHSISLWRLRLATFLLAAVATASATHWALKWLGTPPTSPMALGGASASSQTDPQAVARFLAGDQVVAKAVQGMPVVSASSRFKLMGVVAAPSSRGHALISVDGKPARPYAVGTQVTDDLVLHSVAPRSASLAPSLEGPISMTLELPKLLPAR, encoded by the coding sequence ATGCAGACCCATTCCATCAGCCTCTGGCGGCTACGACTGGCGACATTCCTGTTGGCTGCGGTGGCCACCGCCAGTGCGACGCACTGGGCGCTGAAGTGGCTCGGTACCCCACCCACGAGTCCGATGGCACTGGGCGGGGCTTCCGCTTCAAGCCAGACCGACCCGCAGGCCGTGGCTCGTTTCCTGGCCGGCGATCAGGTGGTCGCCAAAGCCGTGCAGGGCATGCCGGTGGTCAGCGCAAGCAGCCGGTTCAAGCTGATGGGTGTGGTGGCAGCACCTTCGAGCAGGGGCCACGCGCTGATTTCCGTCGATGGCAAACCAGCCAGACCGTATGCGGTGGGCACCCAGGTCACCGACGATCTGGTGCTGCATTCCGTCGCACCCAGGAGCGCGTCGCTGGCGCCCAGCCTGGAAGGCCCCATTTCCATGACGCTGGAGTTGCCCAAGCTGCTGCCGGCCCGATAG